GTGCCCTTGTGCTTACCGAGGCCTATGAATATTCCAATTATTCCCGTGACCAGTTTTATTTTGACAGGGAGCGATTATTAAAAAATTGGGATGAATTTACATCAAAACTGAAGACTGATAAATACTTCAATAAATTCTGGAGACCAGAGGGCATAGATGTAAAAAGAATGCCTGTGGGCAAGAGAATACAGGAGCCAATTTCTCTTGGGTATGACAGTTCAGAATCGAATTTTGGTTAAAACTTGACATAGGCAAGAAATATTGCTTAAATTAACAGCTAATTATGATTGATAATTAAATAAAGGATGAGCTTAAAGACAAAACGAGGAGATATTTTGTAATGCTGTCTGAATTGTTTTTTGGATATTTTGCAACAATGATAATAATTCTTTCGATTCTTGTTGTGACAAGGAGGAATCCCGTTCACAGCGTTATGTGGATGCTATTGCTTTTCTTCCATATCGCAGGCCTTTATCTGTTCCTGAACGCTGAATTTATTGCAGCCATACAGGTTATAGTTTATGCAGGAGCAATACTTGTGCTGTTCCTTTTTGTTTTGCTTCTTCTGAATCTTAGGGAAGAAGTTAAAGTGAAAAAATTTGTCGGCGCATGGCCCGCCGGGCTTTTTATAACTGCGGCTTTGCTTGTGATTCTCTTGAGTGTGGTAAAGTCTTTTGTGCCGGGGCCGGCCGGAAAATATTCCATTGAATTTATAAAACAGGAAACTCATACAAAGGCGCTTGGGAAACTCTTATATACCGATTACCTTTTTCCTTTTGAAATAGCTTCCCTTGTGCTGCTTGTTGCGATTATAGGCGCAATAGTGCTGGCAAAGAGAAAGACGGGGAACTAATGAAAAGAAGATTCAAGATTCAAGATTCAAGATTCAGGATGCAGGATTCAAGGCTCAGGAATTTTAAATTTTCAATTTTAAACTTTGAATTCTTGCGGAGCAAGCTATGGTCCCTTTAAACTGGTATCTGATGCTGAGCGCGGTTGTCTTTATGATAGGAGTCTTCGGGTTCCTTACGAGGAGGAATATCATAATAATGTTCATATCTGTTGAACTTATGCTGAATGCTGTGAATATCAGCCTTGTGGCATTCAGCCATTACCTGCAGGACTTGAGAGGCCAGATTCTTGTGGTCTTTATAATCACTGTTGCAGCGGCAGAGGCCGCGATAGGGCTTGCGATAATTATTGCGCTGTTCAGGAACAAGGACACAGTCCATGTTGATGAGATGAATGAGATGAAGGGATGAAAAGAATATTTAATATTCAATATTCAATATTCAAGAATTTTGAATTCTTGCGGACTGTATTGTTTGTTCTGTCATTCCCGCAGTTCTTAAGCGGGAATCCAGAAAAAAAGGGACTGGATTCTCCGGTCAAACCGGAGAATGACAACCATTGGAACGGAGTGAGATATGAATAGTTATCTTTTAATCCCATTTCTGCCGCTTGCCGCCTTTTTGATAAATATCCTGTTCGGCAGGAAGTATCTGAAGGAGAATAGCCACTGGGTGTCGATACTGGCAGTTGCCGGCTCGTGGATTGTGAGCGTGATAACACTGCCTGATGTCCTGTCAGGCAAGGTAATAAATGAAGACCTCTACTCATGGATTGTTTCCGGCGAATTCAAAGTCTCCGTAGGGTTCCTTATTGACCAGCTTACGGCAGTGATGCTGATTGTTGTGACAACCTGCAGCACACTGATTCATATCTATTCTGTCGGCTATATGCAGGGAGACAAGGGCTACTACCGTTTTTTTGCATATCTCAGCCTTTTTACTTTCTGTATGCTGATGCTTGTCATGGCTAATAACTTCCTCCAGTTATATTTCGGGTGGGAGGGCGTCGGTTTGTGTTCATACTTTCTCATTGGATATTACTTTGACAAGAAATCAGCCTCTGATGCAGGCAAAAAGGCTTTTATAGTGAACAGATTCGGCGACTTCGGCTTTGGCCTCGGAATAATAATGATATTCCTTACATTCGGAACCGTTTATTATGAGCCTGTCTTTTCACAGGCAAAGGGCCTTGCAGCACAGACAATTAATTTCCTTGGATATGATGTGCATCTTATGACATTGATTGCGCTTCTTCTTTTCTGCGGCTCAATCGGGAAGTCAGCACAGATGCCGCTCCATGTATGGCTTCCTGATGCAATGGAGGGCCCCACGCCTGTAAGCGCGCTGATACACGCAGCAACAATGGTAACGGCAGGCGTTTTTCTCGTTGCAAGGTGCAGCCCGATATTCAGCCTTTCTGAAACAGCGCTTATAGTGGTTGCATTAACAGGGGCTATAACATCACTCTTTGCTGCAACAATAGGCCTTGTACAGAATGATATAAAAAGGATTATCGCGTATTCAACTATCAGCCAGCTCGGATATATGTTCCTTGCAGCAGGGGTCGGAGCTTACACCGCAGGAATGTTCCATCTTTATACGCATGCATTCTTTAAAGCCCTTCTATTTCTCTGTGCAGGAAGCGTTATGCACGCAATGGCAGGAGAGCTTGACCTTCAGAAGATGGGCGGACTCAAGAAATATATGCCCGTTACATACTGGACAATGCTTATTGCATCATTGAGCATTGCAGGCGTGCCCGGCTTTGCAGGATTCTTCAGCAAGGATGAAATACTCTGGCTTGCATATTCAGGGCAGAGTCCTGTGGGGAAATTCGTGTGGGCTATCGGCACTGTGGTTGCGTTCCTTACAGCCTTCTACTCATTCAGGCTTATATTCCTCACGTTCCACGGAAAATTCCGGGGCACGCACGAACAGGAGCATCATCTCCACGAATCTCCAAAGGCGATGACAATACCATTGATGATTCTCTGCATCGGCGCTGTTGCATCAGGATGGATTGGGATTCCCCATCTACTTGGAGGCGGCGCGCATTTCACGGAATTTTTAAAACCTGTGCTCGGGCATCCCGAAGCGCACGGCACACATGCAGAGGAATGGATGGTGATGGCGATATCAATAATTGCAGGTTTTTCAGGGATAGGGCTTGCAGCATTATTCTATCTCATAAAGACTGATATTCCTGTCATGCTCGCGCAGAAATTCAATGCCGCATATAAAGTGCTCTGGAATAAATACTATGTGGATGAACTTTACAGTCTTATAATTGTGAGGCCAACAATCTGGACAGCTAAGAATATACTTATTGGTATTACGGATGCAAGGATTATTGAGGCTGTTGTTAATGGAGTTCCTAAAGGCATTGGAGAGTTAAGCAGGATATTGAGGAAAGCCCAGACAGGCTTGTTACAGCACTATGCAGCGATAATGGCGCTTGGTGTGTTAGTTATAGTTGCCATGATGCTTCTGAGGTAATATATGGAACAGGTGATAATAAATAACTTAGGTTTTCCGATATTGAGCACATTGATATTCCTGCCAATTGCAGGCGCGGCTCTTTTGCTCCTGATAAGCAGGTCTAATGAAAACCTCATAAAATGGCTGAGCCTTATTGTGAGCACGGCGGCATTTATTATTTCAATTCCTTTGTTTACGGAGTTCAAGAAGTCCACGCACCTTATGCAGTTTACAGAAAAACATGCATGGATTCCTTCGTTGAATATTAATTACAGTCTCGGCATTGACGGCATAAGCATACTGTTTGTCCTTCTCTCAGCCCTTATTACAATACTCTGCGTTCTTATCTCATGGAATTCCATCAAGGCAAAGACAAAGGAATTTTATATCTCTATTCTGATAATGGAAGGCGCAATGATAGGCGTTTTCTGTTCGCTGGATTTCATGCTCTTCTATCTGTTCTGGGAGGCGATGCTGATACCTATGTATCTTTTGATAGGCGTATGGGGCGGGCCTAACAGAATTTATGCCGCTGTAAAATTCTTCCTCTTCACGCTTGTTGGAAGCGTGCTTATGCTTGTCGGAATAATCGTCCTTTATTATCAGGCAGGCGGGACCTTTGACATACTTGAACTTACGACAAAGGCATATCCCTATCAATTGCAGCTCTGGCTCTTCTGGGCGTTCTTTGCTGCATTTGCCGTAAAGGTGCCGATGTTCCCTGTGCATACGTGGCTTCCTGATGCGCATACGGAGGCTCCTACGGCGGGAAGCGTTATTCTTGCGGCTGTTCTTATAAAGATGGGCGCTTATGGTTTTATCAGGTTCTCATTGCCGTTATTCCCTGAGGCGTCAAAGGCAATGACGCCTGTAATGCTTACGCTTTCTGTTATTGCGATAATTTACGGCGCGGTGATATGCCTTGCCCAGACAGATTTAAAGAGGCTTATCGCATACAGCTCTGTCAGCCACATGGGTTTCGTAACGCTCGGAATATTTGCCCTGAATTTGCAGGGCATGGAAGGCGGAATACTCCAGATGATAAACCATGGCATAGTCACGGGCGCTTTGTTTTTGAGCGTCGGAATGATTTATGACAGGACTCATACACGGCAGATTTCTGATTACGGAGGAGTCGCTTCCGTAATGCCTGTGTATGCGTCTTTGTTTATGGTGTTTACGCTTGCATCAATAGGGCTTCCGGCAACAAACGGGTTCATAGGAGAGTTCCTGATTATTCTCGGAGGGTTCAAGGCTAATCAATGGGCAGGCGTGCTTGCGGCAACAGGCATAATCATAGGCGCAGGTTATATGCTATGGCTCTATCAGAGGGTTTTTTTCATGGAGACAAACCAGAAGATAGCACAGATGGGGCTTGCAGATATTAATCTAAGGGAAATAATAACCCTTCTGCCGATGATCATACTGATATTCTGGATCGGAGTTTATCCCAATTTGTTCTTGGACTTCATGCACGAATCTGTAAAACACCTGCTTGAAAGGATAAACGCCGGAGGCGGCACAGAGACGGGTATAGCAAAAAATATTCTGGAGATAATCAAATGACAAATCCTGCCGGATTCATAATGCCTGACCTTGGGCCGGTTATGCCTGAAATCGTAATGACTTGCCTTGCCCTTCTCATCCTTCTTTCAGAGCTTGTGATTAAAAGAAAAGAGACAATCGCTTTCCTGAGCATCGTGAGCGTTGCAGTGGTTACCTATCTGCTTGCCGGTTCCACGGGAACCACGTTTAACGGCATGTTTATAGCTGACGGCTACAGCCTGTTTTTCAAGCTTATATTTATGCTTAATGTTGTTCTGACTGTCCTTATATCAGTGAAATACATTGCAATTGAAAAAGTGAATTTCGGGGAATATTACGGCCTTATACTCTTTTCCACTCTTGGCATGATGCTTATGGCATCGGCAGGAGACTTGATAACCCTTTATATCGGGCTTGAGCTTATGGCTTTGAGCACTTATGTGCTCGCGGGATTCCTCAGGCACGATATAAAGTCTAACGAGGCTGCAATAAAGTATTTCCTCCTCGGCGCGTTCGCTTCGGCATTTTTGCTCTACGGCATATCATTGATATACGGGCTTACAGGCACGACAGACCTTCATGCAATATCCTCATATATATCACAGAAAGGGCTTTCAGGCAATCCTGTTTTAACGCTGTCTATGATCATGTTTGCGGTTGCTTTATCGTTCAAGATAGCTGCCGTTCCTTTCCATATGTGGGCGCCTGATGTTTACGAGGGCGCGCCTACTTCCATCACTGCGTTTATGTCTGTGGGGCCTAAGGCTGCCGGGTTTGCCCTGATTGGAAGGGTTTTCATGACAGCATTCGGCGCGGCAAGAATTGAATGGACAGGCATTCTTATCCCGATAGCGATACTCACAATGGCTGTCGGAAACATAATTGCCCTTTCCCAGACCAATATAAAGAGAATGCTTGCGTATTCTTCAATAGCACATGCGGGTTATATGCTTCTTGGAATAATTGCAGGGACATCTGAAGGCCTGGCAAGTGTTCTGAATTATCTGTTTATTTATGCATTCATGAACATAGGCGCATTTGCAGTTGTGATTATGCTCAGGTCAGAGGGATTTAAGGGAGATAATATCTCTGATTATGAGGGGCTTGCAAAGACACATCCATTAGCTGCCGCCTTGATGCTTGTATTTATGTTTTCACTTACAGGGATTCCACCCACGGCAGGGTTTATGGGCAAGTTTTATCTTTTCATGAGCGCAGTAAGCGCAGGATATACATGGCTTGCAGTGACGGCGGTTATATTCAGCGCGATATCAGCATATTTTTATCTGCGAATCGTAATGTACATGTACATGAAAGAACCCAAGACCGAAGTTCAGCTTTCTGCCTCTCCGGGGATAGCCCTTGCGCTTGCAATAACAGTAATCGCAGTTCTGGTTATCGGAGTGCTGCCCTCAAAAGTCATCAGTGTTGCCCGCATAGCAGCAGGATTTTAAGAATGATTGAAGAGGCAATGAAGTATTAATCATATCTGTTCAACAGGATAACCCTTCCTTTTCAGCAGCTCTATAATCCCTTTATTCCCGACAAGGTGCCCTGCGCCGACAACAACAAAGTAGCTCTCGTTTGTTTTTAAGAATTCTTCTATCATGGATGTCATATTTGCATTTCTTTCGTAGTAGAGCTTTTCATATATCCGGGCGATCCGCCTGTCTCCGTTTACTCTCGATGCTATTGATTCTATGCCTTTTGCATCTCCTGTCAGCCAAGCCTGAAGAAGCTTATCAATTTCCTGTTTAAGTATTTTTAAATCTTTCAGCGTATGAAGTAAAAACAGTTCCTGCTCTTCATCAGAAAATCCTGAAAGGAGATTAATCTGATAATCAAGGCTTTCAAGTTCCATTATCTTTTTCTTTCCCGCAGCCTTTTTAAGGAAATGATTGTCTATCCCGTATTGGGGATTAAACCCCAGTTTCATGAGTTCTATTGATTCCAATGTCATTGCTAAAAACCATGGTTTTTGTTTGTTTATCAGCTCAAGGGGCATGCCCATGCTCCCTGTTTCTTTTTTGACGAGCTCGTAAGTCTCTTTTGAAACATGTTTTTCCAGTGTTTCATTTCCCGGATAGAAGGCGCTTGTCAGTAATTTCTGCAAATCCAGTTTAGCTGCATCATTGATATTTGCCTCTACTGCGAGAATATTTGATTTTTCAAAAGCATCTTCGATTTTATTGTTTAAAGGATAAACCTCTTTTTTCATGAGGTGCACAGAGCCGAGCACATAAACGGTTGATGTCTTTGACTGGACTTTCCACATGAATGTCTTCTGATTTTGAGCAGCAGCATTGTGGGCATACAGAGACGCATCAAGCAGAAATAGAATCAAGAAAAAAGGCAGAAACCTTGCCGTTAATTTTCTCATTTAATTGCTCCCTTGAGTTTTATTCTAATTATACTATGTCTGACAATAGATTGACTGCAAACATCCTGCATGATATTCTCTATATCAAGTGGTAGGCAGTAAGCAAGGAGGTATTATGCCTTATGATTTTGTTTTGCCTGATTTAGGTGAAGGCATCACAGAGGGCGAGATACGGAGATGGCTTGTCAAGGAAGGCGATGCTGTTGAAGAGCATCAGACTGTTCTTGAGATAGAGACAGACAAGGCAGTGGTGGAAGTCCCATCCCCTAAAAAAGGGAAGGTCTTGAAGATAAACAAAAACATCGGCGATATTGCAAAGGTCGGTGAGGTATTGATGACTATTTCGGAAGCAGGCGAAGCTGTTGAAGAAAAGCCAAAAGCAGAAGAAAGGCCAAAATCTGTTTCTGTTGTCGGCGTATTGCCTGAAGAAGAGGAAGAAATACTTGCAACGCCTGCTGTAAGGGCATTGGCAAAAGAGCTTGGCGTTAAGCTTGAATCAATCAAAGGATCGGGTCCGGGCGGAAGCATTACGAAAGATGATGTCACAGAGGCCTCTGCAAAAGGCAAAAAGACTGAAGACCAGTACGGCGCGATAGAGAGGCTGGCGATAAAAGGATTGAGAAGGACCATAGCAAAGAACCTCATTACATCACAAAAGACAACTGCCTTTGTAACAGGAATGGATGAGGCAGACATTACCGAGTTATGGAATCTGAGAGAGAGGGAGAAAAAAACCATACAAGGGAAAGGCATTCATCTTACATTTCTGCCATTTTTCATTAAAGCTGTGCAACATGCACTTGCAGAGCATCCTTTGCTTAATGCATCTGTTGATGAACAAAGGGAAGAGATAATAATCAAAAAATATTACAACATCGGCGTTGCCGTTGACACGCCTGACGGCTTGATGGTTCCAGTGATAAAAAATGCCGACAAAAAGACCATTCTTGAACTCGCCTCAGAGATTCAGGTGTTAAGCGTTAAAGCGCGAGAGAGAAAGATAATGCTTGAAGAGATAAAGGGGAGCACTTTTACAATCACAAATTACGGACATTTCGGAGGATGGTTTGCAACGCCAATAATCAATTATCCTGATGTTGCGATACTCGGCACAGGCAAGATTTCCGAAAAGCCGTGGGTCAAGGACGGCCAGATTGTTATCAGAAAAATCCTGCCGTTATCGCTTACCTTTGACCACAGGGTGACAGACGGTGTTGATTCAGCAAAGTTTTTGTCTAAAGTTATTCAATACCTTGAAGACCCGGCACTGCTGTTTATTGAGAGTGCATGAAGGATAGTAGAGAAAAAATCAGAAACTTATTTTCTGCGAATATCGTTTGAACCACTTTGCCGTATCGGTGACCGAGGCTTTTCCAGTTGCCATGTTGAGGGTAAAGTCCTCAAGTTCTTTCTGCGATGTTTCAAGATTAAAGCCGTTTATGCGAAGGAATAGTCCGGTCGATGAAATTGCTGTCCGTTTGTTCCCGTCAATAAACGGATGATTTTTGACAAGCGATTCCATGAGCGCCGCTGCTTTTTGAAAAATATTAGGATAGAGGTCTTCTCCTCCGAAGGTTGCCATCGGCCTTGCTACCGCAGACTGAAGAAGCCCCAAGTCCCTTATCCCGTGAGAGCCGCCTGTCTCATCAATCAGCCTGCTGTGAATGAAAAGCACTTGTTCGGCTGTAAGATATTTCACTTCTTTGCAAGCGCTTTCAGAGCCGGGCGGTATTTTTCAATGAATTCATTCACCTGTGAGACAAATTCCCTGTCTATTCCCCTGGGATATTTTTTCTTTTTTACAGGCTCAAGAATAATCCTTTCACCGGACTTATCAAGAGCAATGTCAACCTCGGAGCCGACAGAGAGATTCAGCTTTTCAATCATCTCGCGCGGGATTGATACTCCCTGACTGTTTCCTATAGAGCATAATTTTCTGTGCATATTATCTCCTCCAATGTTATAACATGATTATAACAGAAAAGAAGCCGGTTTGTTTATCAGTTTATATGAGTTCTGGTTTTGTATGCATAGTGTAGTGTTTCAGAAATAGCTTCACATGGTCTGTCATTCCTGCGCAGGCAGGAATCCAGAAAAAAACAGAACTGGATTCCGTATCAAGTGCGGAATGACAACAAAACCCATGTAATGAAGTGTCAGAAACAGCACACTAATATAGTATAATCAAACCTATGGATAACAATATGAGCCTTGATTCTCTATTTAAGCCCAAATCCGTTGCCCTCATCGGCGCGGCGCACAGCGAAGAGAAGCTCGGCGGCGTGATTCTTAAGAATCTCCTCAAGTTCAAAGGGAATGTTTATCCTGTAAATCCTAAATACGGCGAGCTTATGGGGTTAAAAGCGTATCCTTCTGCCCGTGATATTCCGGAACCTGTGGATCTGGCAATAATCATGAGGCCCGCTGCTGAAGTCCCTGAAATACTCAGAGAGCTTGCGGGCAGGACAAAAAGTGTAATCATTGCCAGTTCCGGGTTTGCGGAAATTGGGGAGAACGAGCTTCAGGATGAAGTTATAAAGGCAGGCAAGGAGATAGGCGTAAGAATCCTCGGCCCAAACTGCATGGGCATATATAATCCATCTCACAGGCTGGATACATTTTTCCTTCCTGACGAGAGGCTGAAAAGGCCTAAAAAAGGGAATGTGGCTGTTGTATCGCAGAGCGGTGCCATCCTGAGCTGCTTATTGGGTGCGCTTGAGACTTCAAACACAGGTGTATCAAAGGCAATAGGATACGGCAATGCAATAGACATTGATGAGGCGGATATATACGAATACCTTGCCAAAGACAGAAATACCGGCGTCGTAATTTCGTACATTGAATCACTGGGCAATGGAAGAAAGTTTATTGAAAAGGCAAAAGTTTTATCGGAGAAAAAACCATTGCTCATCCTCAAGGCAGGCAAGGGTGTAAGCGGGCAGGCGGCAGCATTTTCGCATACAGGGAGGCTTGCAGGGAAATATGAGGTCTTCCATTCAATACTCAGACAGTTCGGAATAAGGGAAGTGGAGGATTTTGATATGCTTATTGATGCGGCAAAGGCGCTCGCATTTCAGGGACGAGCGGCGAGAGAGAAGAAAGAATGGGAAATTGGGAACAGAGTGCTTATCATTACAAATGGCGGAGGCTCCGGAGTTTTGGCTGCTGATGAATGCATGAGGCAGGGGCTTGATGTGGCAAAGCTGCACGTAGATAAAACGGAAAAACTCAAACAGATATTCCCTCACTTTTACGGAATCAACAACCCGATTGACCTTACTGCGCAAGTCAGGGATGAGGATTATGTTACGGCGTTAAATGAATTAAAAGACGACTACGATGGATTCTTGGTTATTGCCCTGTCAAATGTATATGGGATTACAGAGAGGCTTCCTGAAATGATAAAGGCTTGCAAGGCTGATATAAATAAACCGGTTGTTTTCCATATCGCACAGAGCGGCATATCAAAGAAACTGACCGCTCTTCTCGAAAAAGCAAAAATCCCTGTCTATCCCTCGCCTGAAAGGGCAGTCAGGGGATTAAAGGCGCTTTTACGTATTTAAAAAATATATTTGTCAGGATGAGGCTCCATTTCAGGCGGCTGTGACTGTCTTTCGGCAATATTAACCGTTACAAAAGTATAGATGTTAGTACAATATACATAGTCTCTTACAAGTTCTCATGCGGGGCTTACGCTCCACTTTGTGCAGACTTCAGCCCCTATTCTGACAGGTCTGTGAATCTTGCCTCAATCCAGCCCCGTTGCTCTTTACTAAAAATTCGACATCCGCTTTCCCGAGTGCGCGCTGTGGAATAGTAAAGAAAACATCGTGTTTAGCCATTTCATTTATCTCCTTTTTTTGTGTTTAACAATGATTAGACCAACTTGGTATTTTCTTCCCTTATGGCAAAAATAGTAGCACATTCTGCAACTCTTGAAAAGGGAAAAATCTTTTAAATCACGAGGGAAACAATTCCCGCTCAGGGTATTTTCTGGTAATATTGATATAGGGAGATATAAAAATGCCTGAAAGAATAATAGAATCATGCAATGTAAAACGGCTTGAAGTCCTTGATGAAAAGGGCAATGCTGATGAGTCCCTCATGCCTTCCTTGTCCGATGAACAGATAAAAAAAATGTATGAACTCCTTATCCTTTCGCGGACCTTTGACCAGCGCGCCCTAAACCTTCAGAGGGAAGGCAGGCTCGGCACCTACGCATCAATCCTCGGTCAGGAGGCATCACAGATTGGAAGCGCATTCGCGCTTGAGAAATCAGACTGGATATTTCCGTCATTCAGGGAAATGGGCGTCTATATCACAATGGACTATCCTTTGCATATGTTGTTTCAGTACTGGTCCGGAGATGAAAGAGGAGTGAAATGCCCTGATGACTTGAATATCTTTCCGGTATGCGTACCTGTAGGGACACAACTGCCTCATGCAGTCGGCGCTGCAATGGGAGTGAAATACAGGGGAGATAAAAAGACGGTTGCCTGTTATTTTGGTGACGGCGGCACATCTGAGGGAGATTTTCATGAAGGGATGAACTTTGCCGGTGTGTTTAAACTCCCTGTTGTTTTTATCTGCCAGAATAATCATTGGGCAATATCAGTTCCGAGAGAGAAACAGACTGCATCCAAGACGCTTGCACAAAAGGCTTTTGCCTATGGCTTTGAAGGGATTCAGGTTGATGGAAATGATATTTTCGCTGTTTATAAAGCTGCATCGGAAGCTGTCAGAAAGGCAAAGGATGGTAACGGGCCAACGTTCATAGAATGTTTTACATACAGGATGTCAGACCATACAACAGCAGATGATGCGGCAAGATACAGGTTAAAAGAAGAGATTGATAGCTGGAAGCCGAAAGACCCGATTCTGAGACTGAAGTTGTTTATGGAGAAAAAGGGGCTCTGGAATAATCAATATCAAACAGATGTTGAAAATAAGGCAAGGGAAACTGTTGATGAGGCTGTAAAGAGGGAAGAGGCAATAGAGCATCCTGAACCAAAAGATATGTTCACATTTACTTATGAAAAATTGACACAGCGGCAGATGAGGCAGATTAAGGAGTTATGATATGCCGAAACTAAACATGGTTCAGGCTATCAACCTTGCATTAAAAGAAGAAATGCAGAGAGATAAAAATGTTGTCCTTCTCGGCGAGGATGTCGGCAAAGACGGAGGAGTCTTCCGAGTTTCAGAAGGCCTGTTAGATCTCTTTGGGCATGAAAGAGTAATTGATACTCCGCTGGCTGAATCAGGGATTACAGGTGTTGCAATAGGAATGGCTTTGTATGGCCTAAGGCCAGTTGCAGAGATTCAATTCATGGGGTTTATATATCCTGCAATAGACCAGATATTCTCCCATGCATCAAGAATACGCGCACGCTCAAGAGGAAGATTCACATGCCCGCTGGTTGTAAGGGCTCCATGCGGAGCCGGGATTAAGGCGCCTGAACTTCACTCGGAAAGCAGCGAAGCGTTGTTCTGCCATATGCCGGGAATAAAAGTTGTTGTGCCGTCATCTCCATACAATGCGAAAGGGCTTTTAATCTCATCAATAAGAGACCCTGACCCTGTTATATTTCTTGAATCAACAAGGCTGTACCGCTCAATAAAAGAAGATGTCCCCGAAGGCGAATATATAATCCCGCTTGGAAAGGCAAGAGTTGTCCGTGAAGGGAAGGCTGTAACCTTACTTGCATGGGGGAGCATGCTCCACAGAACACTTCAGGCGATTGAAGATATTGATGCAGAGGTGATTGATTTGATGACATTGAAACCCTTTGATGAAGAGACAATACTTAAA
This genomic stretch from Nitrospirota bacterium harbors:
- a CDS encoding type II toxin-antitoxin system death-on-curing family toxin produces the protein MKYLTAEQVLFIHSRLIDETGGSHGIRDLGLLQSAVARPMATFGGEDLYPNIFQKAAALMESLVKNHPFIDGNKRTAISSTGLFLRINGFNLETSQKELEDFTLNMATGKASVTDTAKWFKRYSQKISF
- a CDS encoding AbrB/MazE/SpoVT family DNA-binding domain-containing protein; amino-acid sequence: MHRKLCSIGNSQGVSIPREMIEKLNLSVGSEVDIALDKSGERIILEPVKKKKYPRGIDREFVSQVNEFIEKYRPALKALAKK
- a CDS encoding CoA-binding protein, producing the protein MSLDSLFKPKSVALIGAAHSEEKLGGVILKNLLKFKGNVYPVNPKYGELMGLKAYPSARDIPEPVDLAIIMRPAAEVPEILRELAGRTKSVIIASSGFAEIGENELQDEVIKAGKEIGVRILGPNCMGIYNPSHRLDTFFLPDERLKRPKKGNVAVVSQSGAILSCLLGALETSNTGVSKAIGYGNAIDIDEADIYEYLAKDRNTGVVISYIESLGNGRKFIEKAKVLSEKKPLLILKAGKGVSGQAAAFSHTGRLAGKYEVFHSILRQFGIREVEDFDMLIDAAKALAFQGRAAREKKEWEIGNRVLIITNGGGSGVLAADECMRQGLDVAKLHVDKTEKLKQIFPHFYGINNPIDLTAQVRDEDYVTALNELKDDYDGFLVIALSNVYGITERLPEMIKACKADINKPVVFHIAQSGISKKLTALLEKAKIPVYPSPERAVRGLKALLRI
- the pdhA gene encoding pyruvate dehydrogenase (acetyl-transferring) E1 component subunit alpha, with the translated sequence MPERIIESCNVKRLEVLDEKGNADESLMPSLSDEQIKKMYELLILSRTFDQRALNLQREGRLGTYASILGQEASQIGSAFALEKSDWIFPSFREMGVYITMDYPLHMLFQYWSGDERGVKCPDDLNIFPVCVPVGTQLPHAVGAAMGVKYRGDKKTVACYFGDGGTSEGDFHEGMNFAGVFKLPVVFICQNNHWAISVPREKQTASKTLAQKAFAYGFEGIQVDGNDIFAVYKAASEAVRKAKDGNGPTFIECFTYRMSDHTTADDAARYRLKEEIDSWKPKDPILRLKLFMEKKGLWNNQYQTDVENKARETVDEAVKREEAIEHPEPKDMFTFTYEKLTQRQMRQIKEL
- a CDS encoding alpha-ketoacid dehydrogenase subunit beta, with the protein product MPKLNMVQAINLALKEEMQRDKNVVLLGEDVGKDGGVFRVSEGLLDLFGHERVIDTPLAESGITGVAIGMALYGLRPVAEIQFMGFIYPAIDQIFSHASRIRARSRGRFTCPLVVRAPCGAGIKAPELHSESSEALFCHMPGIKVVVPSSPYNAKGLLISSIRDPDPVIFLESTRLYRSIKEDVPEGEYIIPLGKARVVREGKAVTLLAWGSMLHRTLQAIEDIDAEVIDLMTLKPFDEETILKSVKKTGRVVIVHEAPKTCGFGAELSATIAEDAIFHLKAPIMRVTGYDVVLPLPKLEDFYIPTTARIKKAIEEVMKY